The sequence CTGGGCGGCTACGTTGGCTGGTTCTTCAACATCCTCCAGGGGGCGGTGGCCACCGGGGTGATGGCGCTGGTTTCCCGGGCCACCGGGGCGCGGGATGAACCGCTGGCAAACCGCGGGCTGGGGCAGGGCCTGTGGCTGGGGGTGGCGGCCGGCATCGGCTCGCTGGTGATCCTGCAGGTGGGCATCCCGCTGCTGATCCGCCAGATCGGCCTGAGCCCGGAGGCCGGTGTGCAGGCGGAGAAATTCCTGCGGGTGCTGGCGTGGTCCGGCCCGATCAGCGGGGCGATGTTCGCGATCAATGCCGCGCTGCGCGCCGCGGGCGACACCCGCACGCCGTTCCTGGCGATGGTGATCGTGAACGTGGTGAACATGGGCGTGAGCTGGATGCTGGTGTTTGGCCCGGCTCCTTTCGGTGGCCATGGCATTGCGGGCATTGCCACCGGCACGGTAACCGGCTGGGTGTGCGGCTTCCTGACCTCCTTCCTGATGCTCGGCCATGGCCGCAGCGCGGCGCTGAAGTGGACGCGTTTCGGGCTGACGCCGCACTGGGACACGATGAAGCGCATCCTGCGCGTGGGGGCGCCGCAATCGCTGGAGATCCTGGTGATGTGGCTGATCCACGCCTACGGCATCCACGTCATCGCGAAGTCGGCGATCGAGGGCTCGCTCGGGGCGCACATGCTGGCGATCCGGGTGGAGTCGATGAGTTTCCTGCCGGGCTTCGCCATCGCCACCGCGGCCGCCGCCTTGACCGGGCAATACCTCGGCGCGGGCTCGAAACCGATGGCGGTGAAGGCGGTGCGGCTGTGCTGGAAGATGGCCGTGGGGCTGATGAGCCTGATCGGCTTGTGTTTCGTGTTCTTCCGCTACCAGTTGATCGGGATCATGGCGCCGGGCAGCGAATTCCACGCGCACATGGGCGCGCCGCTGCTGATCGTGTCCGCGATCACCCAGCCGTTCTTCGCCACGTGCATCATCCTGAAAACCTCGATGCGCGGCGCGGGGGCGACGGTGGCGGTGATGCGGTGGTCCTTCGGCAGCATGATCTTCTACCGCGTGGGCGTGCTGTGGTGGTTCTTCCACCACGGCGGCATCTCGCTGACAGCGGTGTGGATCGTGCTCGGGATGGACCTGTTCACCCAGGCGATCGCGTTCACGTGGCTGCACTTCCGCGGCACCTGGCTGGACGCGCGGGTGTGAAGGGGGGCAACCTCCTGGCGTCTGTATCCCCGAAGGGGATGACAGCCCGAGTAGCCGGAGGTTAAGGAGCCTTGGCGACGACACCTCCGGTTGGGGCGGGTAGAGCATTCGATCCCGAAGGCGATCGC comes from Luteolibacter sp. LG18 and encodes:
- a CDS encoding MATE family efflux transporter, producing MAKPGMTLEAASRATGEVELVGKLGGLTLTQQVITLAMWPLLENVLAFFVGLTDLLISGRMAEGAERVAILDAMGLGGYVGWFFNILQGAVATGVMALVSRATGARDEPLANRGLGQGLWLGVAAGIGSLVILQVGIPLLIRQIGLSPEAGVQAEKFLRVLAWSGPISGAMFAINAALRAAGDTRTPFLAMVIVNVVNMGVSWMLVFGPAPFGGHGIAGIATGTVTGWVCGFLTSFLMLGHGRSAALKWTRFGLTPHWDTMKRILRVGAPQSLEILVMWLIHAYGIHVIAKSAIEGSLGAHMLAIRVESMSFLPGFAIATAAAALTGQYLGAGSKPMAVKAVRLCWKMAVGLMSLIGLCFVFFRYQLIGIMAPGSEFHAHMGAPLLIVSAITQPFFATCIILKTSMRGAGATVAVMRWSFGSMIFYRVGVLWWFFHHGGISLTAVWIVLGMDLFTQAIAFTWLHFRGTWLDARV